A region of the Exiguobacterium aurantiacum DSM 6208 genome:
TACGCGCTACCCGGTCACACGTGACGGTGATCGCGATGACGTGCTCGGCTTCGTCAACGCCAAGCAGTTATTCACGGCACAGCTTACGAACAGTGACGCCCCGTTCGAATCGTTCATCCATCAGTTACCGCTCGTCACCGAGTTCACACCGCTCCAAGAGGCGATGGTGAAAATGCAGAATGCGCGCACGATGATGTGTCTTGTCATCGATGAGTACGGGGGCACAGCTGGCCTGCTCACGATCGAAGACATTCTCGAAGAGATCGTCGGTGAGATTCGTGACGAGTTTGACCGTGATGAACAAGCCGAGATCACGGAAGTCGCCCCGGGCCATTATCGCCTGTCGGGTCTCGTCCTTACGCAAGAGATAGAAGAGCGTTTCGGTATCGAGATCGAAGACGATGTCGATACGATCGGCGGCTTTGTGTTGTCACAAAAAGCGAACGCTCGGACCGGCGAACGCTTCATCTTACAAGGTGACCACGAGTTGATCGTCCGCGAGGTGGACAATCATCGTATCGTTTTCGTCGACTTGATCCTGGCCCATAAAGATGAAATTCAGAACGAAGTCGACTGACCGACTCCTCTAGCCTGCCCCTCTCAATCGGGGCAGGCTTTTCTTATGTGCTCAGAACTGTCGCTATATTTTCAAGCCTTGTCGTGATATACTGCACATATGTTGCTTATTTGAGTGCGTGTCACTCATTGACACAACATCACCGAACTATTCAAGATTGTTCGGTCCAACAACTACAGAAAGAAGGTTACGCATGGAACGTAAACTATTTTTAATTGACGGTAACTCCATGCTGGCCAGTGCCTATTACGGTGCCGCCGCGAGCCGAACGAAAAAAGGACGCGAGGTATCTAAAAACGATCGGAGTGCCGTCATCGGAATGACTGGCCTCATCCGGACGATTCTACGCAGACATCGTCCATCCCATTTTGTCGTCGTGTGGGACGTCTCACGTGAAACATTATGGCGTCGAGAGCTATATCCAGGCTATAAACGCCGTCGTCGCCAAACCCCACCCGAGCTGAAGGCTCAAATGGAACTTATGCGCCAACTACTTGAAGAGAGCGGCATCCCGCAATATCAAGTCGAAGGGTATGAAGGTGAAGATTTGATCGCCCACATCGCTCGGAAGTTCAGCTGTAGCGCTCCTGTCGTCATCATGACGAAGGACAAAGACTTACTTCAGCTCGTGAGCCCACGTATCACCGTCTGGCTTCAGACACAAGAACTGCAACAAATGCAGGCACGTTGTGACATCAAAGACAACCGCCCGCTTCCACTTAAGCGACATCTCGAAATTCGCCCGGAAGAAATTGCAGCACTCTATGAAGGCTTGAAGCCAAAACAGCTCTCCGCCGTCAAAGCGTTGACCGGGGACCGTTCCGACGGGATTCCGCCTGTGGCCGGACTTGACGAGAGTCAGTCGGTACAATTGATCAAGCGATTCGGTTCGCTCGAAAAATTGTATACGGCGCTCAGCGTCAAAGGCGACAAGCGACAACAAATCAATGAAACGATCGCGGCACTGACGTCAGAGGAAGTGCCCCGTAACTTGAGACGCACCCGCAAGAAAGCCGAGCGCAACATGGAGCTCGTCCGTCTCGATGTCACGGTGCCAGAACTTGAACATTTGAAACTCGCTCACCTTGAGCTCAGCATCAATTCAAAACGTGTCGAACAAGCGTATCAAAAACGCGGCATTCGTCTCTCGTTTGATTCAAGTCAAAAGAAAATTTCAGCACGCTAAAAAAGCGCGGACATTAGTCCACGCTTTTTATGTTGACCGTGATACCGTCGTCATCGGTGAGCGACCAGTCTGCTGTCGTCCCGCCAAGTTCGCGGTTCGTCGCCGCATCGACTAAGAGCGTCCACGCCTCAAGACCGGCCTCTTCCCCCATCGGCGCGCTCGGCCGCGCCCAAACGTTCGTCCCGATGTGGTGATGGTACCCGTCAGCGGCTAAAAACAATGCGCCCGGGTACGAATCGGTCGTCACGGTGAAGCCGAGACGATTTTGATAGAATAACTTCGCCGCTTCAAGGGAACGTACTTTGAAGTGGACGTGTCCCATCGTCGTCCCGGATGGTAACCCTGTGAACGGACGGTCGGACGCAGCCTCGAGCATCGATTCGTACTCGACCGGGTCCGTCGACATCTTCACATGTCCGTTCGCCTCATACTCCCATTGCTCGCGGGGGCGATCGGCATATAGTTCAATGCCATTGCCTTCCGGATCGCTCAAGTAGAACGCCTCGCTGACCAAATGATCGCCTTGTCCGACTTCGATCCGTTGTTCAATCAAATGGCGGAGAATGCGCCCGAGCTCGATACGATCCGGGAGCAAGATTGCCATGTGGAACAAACCGGCTGTCCGCGGATTCGGACGAACACCTTTCACTTCATGCAAGATGACGAGCGGTGTCGTCTTTGCACCGAGCGTCACGTACCCGTCTCTCGTGTCGAGGACATCCATCCCGATGACTTCTTTATAAAAAGCTTGCATCGTGTTCAAGTCGCTGACGCGCAACGTGACGGCGCCGAGTTGTACATTTGTTAACTTCATGTTTTCTCACCTCTACCTTCAGTATACCCGCTAAGTGAAATCGACAGAAGACGGCACAAAAAGGTGGTATAGTTACCTAAAAGAAACCATAAAGGAGAGAACGGTGTGACGATAATATCAAGCTGCGAAGTGGATACGGCGCTCGAACTGATTACCGGTAAATGGAAGCCATCGATTTTACTCGCACTCATCAACGGAAATACGCTCCGGTTCAGCGAGCTGAAACGTTCGCTGCCGAACATTAGTCAAAAGATTTTGACAGCCCAACTTCGTGACTTAGAAGAGCAAGATATCATCATTCGGACCGTCTATCCGGAAGTTCCGCCTCGCGTCGATTATCGGTTGAGCGAATACGGACAGACGCTGATCCCGGTCCTTGAGACGATGAACGCGTGGGGCATCCGCCATGCAGAACACATGCGTCAAAAGTAACTTGTCCACATGTGGATAACCCAATTCCACACTTAACCCCACTACTTATCCACAGGAGGCCTTTATGATTCGTTATCCCCAGCTGACCGGCAGAACGGTCGGCGTCACGGCGCCGTCGTCCGGCATCCCGACCGAGCTCCATCATTTACTCCATGAAGCGGAGAAGACGTTCGCGAGTCGTGGTTTCACGTTACGTTTTCAGCCGTCGAGCTGGACGCAGTCAAACGCCAAGTCGGCGCCTGCTGAAGTCCGCGCCCATGAGTTGACGGCGCTGTTTCAAGACGAAGCAATCGATTTGATCATCCCACCGTGGGGCGGGACGCTGTTGATTGAAATTTTAGACCGCATCGCGTGGGACGAGCTGCCGGCGAAATGGATGCTCGGTTATTCCGACGTCAGCTTATTTCTATTCGTTTATACGTTAAAGACCGGCATCGCCTCAGCGCACGGGACGAACCTCGTCGATCTTCGCGGCGAGGAGTGGGACGAGACGAGTTCACGCTGGCTCGACGTCGTCTCGGCAAAAGAAGGCGAGACCGTCATTCAACGCTCCTCTGAGCACTATCAAAAAGAGTGGCAACACGGGAATCCGACTCCGCACATCTACCATTTGACCGAGACGACCGAATGGAAGTCAATTGGCGGCAACGAAGCGACAGGACGATTGCTCGGCGGCTGTATCGATGTCTTGTTGCATACGATCGGGACGCCTTATGGTGACATCGCTTCGTTTCAACGGGAGCGCTTGAACGGGGAGCCGATCCTTTGGTACTTTGAGAACGCCGAGCTCGACGTCCCCGCACTCAAACGGACCCTCCTTCAAATGAAGTGGGCCGGTTGGTTCGATCACGCGAGCGGTATTTTGTTCGGGCGAAGCGAAGCGAAGCGCAGCAATCGGTCCAAGGGTATACGGCCGAAGAGGTTTACGCTGAACTTCAAGACATGCTCAATGTGCCGATCATCTATGACATCGACTGTGGCCATGTGCCGCCCCAACTGACGCTCATCAACGGTGCCCACGCCTCGATTCAAGTCGAGGATGGGAAAGGAACACTCATTCAAACGTTCAAGGGCTGAGCAATCAGCCCTTGATTTTTTGTAAGAGACCCGTCAAATGTGTCCGATAAAACCCGTTCGGAAACTTCTCGACAGCTTCCTGGATGGAAGGTACCAAATCGATCCCGCATCCATAGCTCGCTCCAATCAACACCCCTTCAAAGTAGACGGCTTGATCAATCAAGCTGTGCGACTTCCAACCATCCATGCCGTTCCATAAAGAATTGAATGCAGCATTTCCAGATTCTTTATTTCCTTTCATCGCATGATAAACACCTTTGGACATCTCAATCGCAGCGACAAACGTATAGTCATCGGCTAACAACTGTTCCATCTCCTGGATGTGATGCCCGAGTTGTTCGACACGTCGATAATGAATCGCGTACAGCGCTTCCGACAATGCCAGACGTACTTTCGCCACGTGATCATCCGTGAACTGAATATACTGTCTCGCTTTTAAAAACGCCTCGTTGATCCGTTGTTCGTCCTTCAGATACAACGAACACAGCGCAATCGTTCGATGGACATCGTCAGCTCGATAATACGTCCGTGTTTGGTGCATATGTCTCAAGGCGCCGTCCAAATGTCGGATAGCACCCTGAAGATTCCCCTCATACGTCAGTTCCTTCATGACGAGTAGCATGCTATATTCCGTCCGTGTCCTTGACGACATATTACGAATGTCCATGAGCTCCATTTGTTCAATTTGCGCGCTCGCTTCGTCAAACTGATTCCATAGGATATAGTAATAAGCCTTTCCAATAAGCGCCATCACCAGCTCATTCTTTTCACCTAGCCGTTCAAATATCGAAATGGCCTGGTCGTAGTAGGACAGTAGCTTATCACGATTCGAATCGTGCTCCATGTTGTCGCCCATGATCACGAACGCTTTTCCTTGCCAAACCGAGTTCATTTCTATCGAGAGATAAGGTTCTAACGCCTCATTTGTCGCTTCTTCCGACCAAGGAGTGAGACTTAATTGCGCATACTCGATCTCTTCCACAAGTCGTTGCAACTCTTCTTCTTTTGGATCAACGAGCAGCGACTGCACCGGCACGTCTAGTCGTTTCGCGATCTCGCGCAGGCTGCGCATCGACGCCTCCGCCTTGCCATTCTCAATCATGCTGAGCATCGATTTCGTGATAATCCCTTCAGCGAGTTGGCTTTGTGTCAGTTTTTTTTCTTTTCGTAACGCTTTAATCTGTTGTCCAATCATAGAGCACCTCTCGAAAGTTAAATTTAATTGAACTTTTTTATATACAAACAGGGTTCTGTCGTTTACTATAAAGTTAAATCAGGTTGAACTTAATAGTAAAGGAGAATCTGTATGACAACCACATCATCAAATTTGTACGTCTTGTTGCTCGGAAAGTTCATGTCACTGTTCGCCTCAAGCTTGTTCACGTTCGTCGCTGGATTGACAGTGCTCACGACGTCAGGGTCGGGGCTTCAGTTCGCCCTCGTCTTACTCGCAGGAACGTTGCCCCGTGTGTTGCTTTCTCCGTTTGCCGGCGCGTATGCCGACAAATTGAACCGCAAGCTCGTCATCATCACGATGGAATCACTCAACGCCCTCTTGTTTTTCTTGGCCGGGCTCGCAAGTCTCGTCTGGACGTTCGGCGTCCCTGCTTTCTTGATTATCACATGTCTGCTCTCCGTCGTCTCGACTTTCTTATCGGTCACGCTGACAAGTTCAATTCCACTCTTGTTTGACGAGAACGGACTCCAACGCGCCAACTCGCTCATCCAAAGCATCATCTCCGTCTCGAGCATCGGTACACCACTGTTGGCCGGAGCACTGTTCACGTTGCTACCCGTCTCCACGTTCTTGTTCAGCTCTTCCTTCTTGTTCATCGTTGCCGCCTTGTTTGCCTCCCGCCTCACATTCCGAGCGTACGAACATGTTCCTACCGATCAATCGACGTGGGACGACGTCCGTTCCGGCTTTCGCTACTTGAAACGACAACGGGTCCTGTGGACGTTGACCGTTCTCGCGGCGTTTCTCAACTTCTTCTTCGTCGCTTCAGAGGTACTATTTCCGATTGCCGCATTACAGGAAATCGGCGTCAGCCCCCTCCAGTTCGGCTTTTTGGAAAGCATGTTCGCCGTCGGCTTTTTAGTCGCCTCGCTCGCCCACGCGTTACCGCTCTTTAAAATCAAATATCGTTTAGCGACAACTCGGACGGCGCTCATGATCATCAGTTGCCTATTCATCGCGCCGGCGGTCCCGCTTTATTACAACTTCTCGGTCACGCCGGCCATCGTCTTCCTGACAGGGTTCGCCTTACTGAGTGGATTTTTCATCATCCGCGTTAATATTCCGATTCAATTGTTCTTACAAACGAATACGGAGCCGAGTTATCTCGGCCGGGTCATGGGCGTCCTCGAATCACTCGCCATGGGCATCACGCCGCTAGGATTTGTATTATTCGGGGCACTCAGTGAGTGGGTATCGACTGCGCTCCTATATGCGATTTGTATGGTCTGTCTGCTGTCGCTTACGTTGTTCGCGATGCACCGGATCCGGCACGACATCGCTGCTGAAAAGGCGGTCGTCCTCGGCGAATCTGAAAGTGCCTCGGCCCATCAGTGAACGCAAAAAGACATCGAACGTGTTCAGTTCGATGTCTTTTCTGTTGATGGGAGGACTCGCTTCTCCAATAGAAACGGTCCGAGCGGGATGACCGACGCCATGACCGCCATGACCAAAACCTTGAAGCCCCAGCTAAAGCGCCATGCCATGTAAACGGCGGCCGCCACGTACGCGACAAACAAGAAACCGTGGGCCGCGCCGACGATGCTGACGGCGAGCGGCATACCTGCTAAATACTTGAGTGGCATCGCAATCAATAAGAGGAGCAGGAATGACATTCCTTCCGTATATCCGAGCCATTTAAACTGTGTAGCGTTCATGATCGTTCTCCTTTTCAATCTATGCTACGTTCATCGTAGCCGAAGAACGAGCGGTTTGTCACAGGAGAATGTCATAAATTCGTCACGCTATTTGACGATTTGGTGAACGGTGCATGACTTTCGTTTCGACGAACTTGCGAAGGAACAAACCGTCGACCCCGATTTTCCCAGCGTTATAGCCGGCGACGAGGATAAGGACCGAGACGATGAGCATCGTCGGGTTCGTGCTGACCGTACCAGAGAGCAAGAACGCCATGTTCATGACGAGACCGAAGAAGGCAGCGCTGCGAGTCAAAGCACCGAGCAAGAGCCCGAGACCGACGAGAACCTCACCGTACGGGATCAAGATGTCAAACAAGGCAGCGTTCGGGATCGCGAATCCTTCCAGGAAAGCGGCCCACCAACCTGCGACGGCTGGATGGTCACCTGTAGCGAGCGACGCCGCGTTTTGAAGATACCCGCCTGACGAGAAGTCGCCTGTGACTTTGCCCCATCCGGCTGTGAGCCAGTGATAACCGAGCCAAATCCGAAGCACGGTCAAGATGCCGGTCGCGATGTTATGGTTTTGCCAAAACTTTGTGAACATGATAATTCCTCCTTGTTATGTTGAATGATGACTCATATGTGATTACATTCACAATATATCATCCATGTTCACCTTTTCACATAGGCTATGACAATCGTTCACGATTCGTTCATATGTGCGACACATGTCAGTCACTTTTTGGAAATTGGTCAATAAAAAAGACGTCCCTTTCGACGTCTCTTCTTTACATTATAAAGTCACTTCTTGCGGTGCTTGACCTTTTTTATTCATCACGCGCATCGATTGCGGTGAGATTTTCAAGATGACGAGTTTCGGATCATCCGGTCCCTCGAACCAGCCTTCGAGCTTCTCATTCCACACTTTCTCTTTCATCGACTCGTCATCCGACACGGTCGTCTCACCTAAAATCTCGAGATACGTGTCCCCGACTCCATCCCCGTCATAACCAATTAAAATGTGCGTGTACGGATTGTTTTGCAACTCGTCCACTTTATCCGTATCTTTTGAAGTTGCGGTATAGAGTGTCAACTCATCATGGAAAAACGTCATATAGCGGCTGTGCGGCTTCCCTTTGTAAACGGTAGCCATCGTTCCCACGTTACTATGGTCTAGAATCTGTTTTGCCGTTTGTAATGCATCCATTCTAAAAAACCTCCTTGTAATCGTCACTCGTATACTCTTTCCCCGGGGACAAGCGATTAAACACACGGACACAAAAAAACCTGCTCGCCGAAGCGAACAGGTTATCATATTCCTTAGAAAGGAAGATTAGATTTTTTCAACGTTAGAAGCTTGTGGTCCACGAGCTCCGTCAGTGATTTCGAAAGTTACTGCTTGGCCTTCTTCAAGTGTCTTGAAGCCGTCGCCTTGGATTGCTGAGAAGTGTACGAATACGTCGTCTCCGCCTTCCATTTCGATGAAGCCGTAACCTTTTTCTGAGTTAAACCATTTTACTTTACCTGTGTTCATAATGAACCCTCCTGAAATAAACGCTGTGCGTTCTAGTAGTGCCTTACTAGAAAAAACTGACCAATAAAAAATCACAAACCTATAGGATTATCTTAAACGAAAAATAATCCAAAGCGTTTTGTGAATTATGTTTCCAGCTATTCTTAATTAAGCACATATGTAATATACCACGGATAAATGCTTCTGTCTACTAAATACTTCGGTTTGCTAAAAATACTTTAAAAACGGGTAGATTCAAGTGAATCGATTGCTAGGAGGAGACGAAGATGATGGACCGAATCAACCCGAAACAAATTCGCGCAAGCATCGCAGCCCATTCCAATTGGAACGAAGACGAGTTGCTTTCCGACACACTTGCTTGGCATGCGGCGACGAGACGGAATCGCTATCCCGATCAACGGAAGACGTACGCGTCACGCATACCGCTGACGGAACGGATCACCCCCGTGACGAGTTCCCTCCCGCTCGAGATCGTCGATGATCTCGTCCGCCCCGTCTGGATGCGTCGGCTTGATGCCGAATATTTAAACTTGAGACAAGCAACGATACGACGCATCGATGTGACCGAGTACGGGGCCGTCGGGGATGGCAAGACCGACTGCACGCTCGCCTTTCGCCTCGCCCTGCGCTCGAATCGTCATGTGTACGTTCCGGCTGGCGTTTATGTCGTGCGAGGCATCCGTATCCCATCTAATTGTGTGCTCGAAGGGGCGGGGCAGGACGAAACGACGATCAAGCTTCACGACCAGGCACCTAAATATCGGCGACTGCTCCGGAATGCGACCCCATTTCTCGGAAACCACCATATCGAAATCGCCCATCTGACACTTGACTGGAACGTCGACCGACTCGGTGCTGTGGACCGAACGTCTAGCGGGGATACGGCTTCAAGCGCGTTGACACTCGCACACGTCACGTTCGGATGGGTTCATCACGTGACGGCGAAAAACGCCGGGCTGCACGCGTTTGATATTACCGCCCCTCATTACCACTATCTCGGTGACGGCTTACGTGCAGCGAAAGGAAGCCGCTACGTCTGGCTCGACCGTTGCGAGGCGACGAATTACGGGGATGACGGCATTACGACGCATCATAGTGACGCCATCTACGTCACGAACTGCTACTGTCATCATCCACACGGTCGGACCCACACATCCGGCTTCTCGAATTCAAACGGCATCGAGGTCGATGACGGGTCACGGCATGTCGTGCTCGTGAATAACATGACCGAGGGCTGTTTCGGCGGGATCGAGGTCAAAGCACATGCGACGTCCTCGGCCGCCCACGACGTCCATATTTTTGGTCACATTTCATACCATGACAATCGCTCGTACAACTTCCGGCATATCGGCCATCACTTGGCGGACGACCCGGACTCGAAGACGGCCCGTTTCATATCAGGCACGAACTTGGTCTCCATTGAACCGATCCGTTCCCCACTGTATAAGCGATCGTCTCCGCGCAGTCTCGTCGTGTCCGCTTATCAAGACGTATTCATTCATGGTTTCACGGCCGTCGGTGATCCGACCTACGATTATGAAGCCAATCCCGCCCTTGCCATTCAGTATAAATCACGTGACGTCCGCTTGAAACGGATCGCGACGAGCGGTTTCATGTCAGGACGCGCCGACATCGAGCTGTTCGGGGGAGCGAACCGGACCGACCGGATTACCGTCGAAGATGTGACGTGCCGACATTCGGCACCGATTGCCATTAAAATCGGAGGACGACTCTCGACAGTGACGCTTCGCCACATCGAAGGCGAACAAAAGGGAGGAGATGCGCTCATCTCCTCCCAAAGTCCACTCGATGCCCGCGACTTGTTCGCTTACGGATTTTCAGAACGGGTGCGGAGCGACGCTTGAGCTGACTCGACTAGTTCGTCTAACCGCGCTTCATCCAAGTTGAGTGAGCTGACCGTCTGCTTCGCCATCATTCGAACGATGGCTTTATCGAGGAACCCCATCCGCTCAAAGTCATAGCCACTACCGACGACTTCGACGAAGTAGGCGTGCGCCCATAACGGTTCACCGTACGCACCTTCGAGTTCACGTTGCCGTTCTGCCGCGGTCGGCGTCCCGGCGCACAAGTACAACCCGAGCGGACGTTCGAGCAATGGTCCCTCGTTTTGCTTCAACCAGTCCGTTAACTCATCTTGGACTTTTCCCATCCGAATGGAGCCTCCGACGATAACATGGTCGATCGTCCCCCAATCGACGCCCGGTTCGTCGACCAAATTTTGCACGTGGACGTTTCCAGACAGACGTTCAGCCAAAAGATGGGCGACTTTCTCACTCGTACCGTAACGCGACGTATACGCAATCAACGTCTTCATCTCGTTTCCCCCTTTGAAAGTCAGAGTCTATTTTTCTTATTCCCGATTACTGGAGAGAATATATAGGCCAGAAAAAAACTCGCCG
Encoded here:
- a CDS encoding 5'-3' exonuclease — its product is MERKLFLIDGNSMLASAYYGAAASRTKKGREVSKNDRSAVIGMTGLIRTILRRHRPSHFVVVWDVSRETLWRRELYPGYKRRRRQTPPELKAQMELMRQLLEESGIPQYQVEGYEGEDLIAHIARKFSCSAPVVIMTKDKDLLQLVSPRITVWLQTQELQQMQARCDIKDNRPLPLKRHLEIRPEEIAALYEGLKPKQLSAVKALTGDRSDGIPPVAGLDESQSVQLIKRFGSLEKLYTALSVKGDKRQQINETIAALTSEEVPRNLRRTRKKAERNMELVRLDVTVPELEHLKLAHLELSINSKRVEQAYQKRGIRLSFDSSQKKISAR
- a CDS encoding VOC family protein; amino-acid sequence: MKLTNVQLGAVTLRVSDLNTMQAFYKEVIGMDVLDTRDGYVTLGAKTTPLVILHEVKGVRPNPRTAGLFHMAILLPDRIELGRILRHLIEQRIEVGQGDHLVSEAFYLSDPEGNGIELYADRPREQWEYEANGHVKMSTDPVEYESMLEAASDRPFTGLPSGTTMGHVHFKVRSLEAAKLFYQNRLGFTVTTDSYPGALFLAADGYHHHIGTNVWARPSAPMGEEAGLEAWTLLVDAATNRELGGTTADWSLTDDDGITVNIKSVD
- a CDS encoding winged helix-turn-helix transcriptional regulator, with product MTIISSCEVDTALELITGKWKPSILLALINGNTLRFSELKRSLPNISQKILTAQLRDLEEQDIIIRTVYPEVPPRVDYRLSEYGQTLIPVLETMNAWGIRHAEHMRQK
- a CDS encoding helix-turn-helix domain-containing protein; the protein is MIGQQIKALRKEKKLTQSQLAEGIITKSMLSMIENGKAEASMRSLREIAKRLDVPVQSLLVDPKEEELQRLVEEIEYAQLSLTPWSEEATNEALEPYLSIEMNSVWQGKAFVIMGDNMEHDSNRDKLLSYYDQAISIFERLGEKNELVMALIGKAYYYILWNQFDEASAQIEQMELMDIRNMSSRTRTEYSMLLVMKELTYEGNLQGAIRHLDGALRHMHQTRTYYRADDVHRTIALCSLYLKDEQRINEAFLKARQYIQFTDDHVAKVRLALSEALYAIHYRRVEQLGHHIQEMEQLLADDYTFVAAIEMSKGVYHAMKGNKESGNAAFNSLWNGMDGWKSHSLIDQAVYFEGVLIGASYGCGIDLVPSIQEAVEKFPNGFYRTHLTGLLQKIKG
- a CDS encoding MFS transporter, translated to MTTTSSNLYVLLLGKFMSLFASSLFTFVAGLTVLTTSGSGLQFALVLLAGTLPRVLLSPFAGAYADKLNRKLVIITMESLNALLFFLAGLASLVWTFGVPAFLIITCLLSVVSTFLSVTLTSSIPLLFDENGLQRANSLIQSIISVSSIGTPLLAGALFTLLPVSTFLFSSSFLFIVAALFASRLTFRAYEHVPTDQSTWDDVRSGFRYLKRQRVLWTLTVLAAFLNFFFVASEVLFPIAALQEIGVSPLQFGFLESMFAVGFLVASLAHALPLFKIKYRLATTRTALMIISCLFIAPAVPLYYNFSVTPAIVFLTGFALLSGFFIIRVNIPIQLFLQTNTEPSYLGRVMGVLESLAMGITPLGFVLFGALSEWVSTALLYAICMVCLLSLTLFAMHRIRHDIAAEKAVVLGESESASAHQ
- a CDS encoding DUF3817 domain-containing protein: MNATQFKWLGYTEGMSFLLLLLIAMPLKYLAGMPLAVSIVGAAHGFLFVAYVAAAVYMAWRFSWGFKVLVMAVMASVIPLGPFLLEKRVLPSTEKTSN
- a CDS encoding DoxX family membrane protein; this translates as MFTKFWQNHNIATGILTVLRIWLGYHWLTAGWGKVTGDFSSGGYLQNAASLATGDHPAVAGWWAAFLEGFAIPNAALFDILIPYGEVLVGLGLLLGALTRSAAFFGLVMNMAFLLSGTVSTNPTMLIVSVLILVAGYNAGKIGVDGLFLRKFVETKVMHRSPNRQIA
- a CDS encoding pyridoxamine 5'-phosphate oxidase family protein, whose amino-acid sequence is MDALQTAKQILDHSNVGTMATVYKGKPHSRYMTFFHDELTLYTATSKDTDKVDELQNNPYTHILIGYDGDGVGDTYLEILGETTVSDDESMKEKVWNEKLEGWFEGPDDPKLVILKISPQSMRVMNKKGQAPQEVTL
- a CDS encoding cold-shock protein; its protein translation is MNTGKVKWFNSEKGYGFIEMEGGDDVFVHFSAIQGDGFKTLEEGQAVTFEITDGARGPQASNVEKI
- a CDS encoding glycoside hydrolase family 55 protein — translated: MMDRINPKQIRASIAAHSNWNEDELLSDTLAWHAATRRNRYPDQRKTYASRIPLTERITPVTSSLPLEIVDDLVRPVWMRRLDAEYLNLRQATIRRIDVTEYGAVGDGKTDCTLAFRLALRSNRHVYVPAGVYVVRGIRIPSNCVLEGAGQDETTIKLHDQAPKYRRLLRNATPFLGNHHIEIAHLTLDWNVDRLGAVDRTSSGDTASSALTLAHVTFGWVHHVTAKNAGLHAFDITAPHYHYLGDGLRAAKGSRYVWLDRCEATNYGDDGITTHHSDAIYVTNCYCHHPHGRTHTSGFSNSNGIEVDDGSRHVVLVNNMTEGCFGGIEVKAHATSSAAHDVHIFGHISYHDNRSYNFRHIGHHLADDPDSKTARFISGTNLVSIEPIRSPLYKRSSPRSLVVSAYQDVFIHGFTAVGDPTYDYEANPALAIQYKSRDVRLKRIATSGFMSGRADIELFGGANRTDRITVEDVTCRHSAPIAIKIGGRLSTVTLRHIEGEQKGGDALISSQSPLDARDLFAYGFSERVRSDA
- a CDS encoding flavodoxin domain-containing protein — its product is MKTLIAYTSRYGTSEKVAHLLAERLSGNVHVQNLVDEPGVDWGTIDHVIVGGSIRMGKVQDELTDWLKQNEGPLLERPLGLYLCAGTPTAAERQRELEGAYGEPLWAHAYFVEVVGSGYDFERMGFLDKAIVRMMAKQTVSSLNLDEARLDELVESAQASLRTRSENP